The Thomasclavelia ramosa DSM 1402 genome includes a region encoding these proteins:
- the alaS gene encoding alanine--tRNA ligase, whose translation MKQLTGNQVRKMFLDFFESKGHKVEPSHSLIPNDDPTLLWINAGVAAIKKYFDGTITPDNPRITNAQKSIRTNDIENVGKTARHHTFFEMLGNFSIGDYFKKDAIDFAWELLTDEKWFAFEKDKLYITVHDHDEEAYDYWVNVKGVAVDHMLKTPGNFWEIGEGPCGPDSEIFYDRGEKYDPDGLGTKLFYEELENDRYIEIWNLVFSQYNSQEGVAREDYKELPQKNIDTGMGLERITSIIQGGETNFDTDFFLPIIHEVEKLANVSYQENKMAYRVIADHIRTVTFALADGALFDNAGRGYVLRRILRRAVRYGKQIGIEKAFMYDLVDVVSEIMKEFYDYLPEKVSYISDLVKKEEEAFHKTLTNGEKLLSSIIAKNTDGVISGKDAFKLYDTYGFPFELTLEIAEESDLKVDEEAFRAELKVQQERSRGARTDSESMASQKPDLMAFDLPSNFEYDPTNINSVVIGLFKDGVKTDRIDDYGEVIFDTTTFYAEMGGQCADTGYVYNENCQGEVINVLKAPNQQHLHFVKLKTGTIRVGDILTLDVDKAKRNKIIANHSATHILQAALKEIIGKHINQAGSYVDDHRLRFDFTHFEKITNEQLKLIENQVNNVIFDGVAVDIAHMTKDEAINSGAMALFDEKYGDKVRVVSIGDYSMELCGGCHVSNSANIGLFKIEAEESVGSGVRRIEAVTGKTAYQALVQEKETVDIISNILKLKNRKEVVAKVTALTEELSNTKKEIEILSGQLNALNAASKANDIQEINGVKVLFVEEMIDAAKAKQLAFDFRDKIEEGIVILVTQFEDKCSYFVGVTKNYVATGYKAGDIIKKINAVVDGRGGGKPDFAQGGCPINDKISNIKGELKNFF comes from the coding sequence TTAAAAAATATTTTGATGGAACAATAACTCCAGATAATCCACGAATTACAAATGCTCAAAAGTCAATTCGTACTAATGATATTGAAAACGTTGGAAAAACAGCTCGTCATCATACATTTTTTGAAATGTTAGGGAACTTCTCAATTGGTGATTATTTTAAAAAAGATGCAATTGATTTTGCGTGGGAATTATTAACTGATGAAAAATGGTTTGCTTTTGAAAAAGATAAATTATATATTACAGTTCATGATCATGATGAGGAAGCTTATGACTATTGGGTTAATGTCAAAGGTGTTGCTGTTGATCATATGTTAAAAACACCAGGTAACTTTTGGGAAATTGGCGAGGGACCATGTGGACCCGATTCAGAGATTTTTTATGATCGTGGGGAAAAATATGATCCTGATGGTTTAGGAACAAAGTTGTTTTATGAAGAATTAGAAAATGATCGATATATTGAAATTTGGAATTTAGTATTTTCACAATATAACTCACAAGAAGGAGTAGCTCGTGAAGATTATAAAGAGTTGCCACAAAAAAATATCGATACTGGGATGGGATTAGAAAGAATTACTAGTATTATTCAAGGTGGAGAAACAAATTTTGATACTGATTTTTTCTTACCAATTATCCATGAAGTAGAAAAATTAGCCAATGTTTCATATCAAGAAAATAAGATGGCTTATCGAGTTATTGCTGATCATATCCGGACTGTAACATTTGCACTTGCTGATGGAGCATTATTTGATAATGCAGGTCGTGGATATGTTTTGAGGAGAATTTTAAGAAGAGCTGTTCGTTATGGTAAGCAAATTGGAATCGAAAAAGCGTTTATGTATGATTTAGTTGATGTTGTAAGCGAAATTATGAAAGAATTCTATGATTATCTACCAGAAAAAGTAAGTTATATTAGTGACTTAGTAAAAAAAGAGGAAGAAGCTTTTCATAAGACGTTAACAAATGGTGAAAAATTATTAAGTAGTATTATCGCAAAAAATACTGATGGTGTGATTAGTGGAAAGGATGCCTTTAAATTATACGATACTTATGGTTTTCCTTTTGAATTGACTTTGGAAATTGCTGAAGAATCAGATTTAAAAGTTGATGAAGAGGCTTTTAGAGCAGAGCTTAAAGTACAACAAGAAAGATCGCGTGGAGCACGTACTGATAGTGAAAGTATGGCAAGTCAGAAACCTGATTTAATGGCCTTTGATTTACCATCGAATTTTGAATATGATCCAACAAATATCAATAGTGTAGTTATTGGATTATTTAAAGATGGTGTTAAAACAGATCGAATTGATGATTATGGAGAAGTCATTTTTGATACAACAACTTTTTATGCTGAGATGGGTGGTCAATGTGCAGATACTGGGTATGTTTATAATGAAAATTGTCAGGGTGAAGTAATTAATGTGCTAAAAGCACCAAATCAACAGCATTTACATTTCGTTAAATTGAAGACAGGAACGATTCGAGTTGGTGATATTTTAACTTTAGATGTTGATAAAGCTAAGCGAAATAAGATTATTGCTAACCATAGTGCTACTCATATTCTTCAAGCAGCTTTAAAAGAAATTATTGGAAAACATATTAATCAAGCTGGTTCTTATGTTGATGATCATCGTTTAAGATTTGATTTTACTCATTTTGAAAAAATAACAAATGAACAACTTAAATTAATTGAGAATCAGGTTAATAATGTCATTTTTGATGGAGTTGCTGTGGATATTGCACACATGACTAAAGATGAAGCCATTAATAGTGGTGCTATGGCGTTGTTTGATGAGAAGTATGGCGATAAGGTTCGGGTTGTTTCAATCGGTGATTATTCAATGGAATTATGTGGTGGATGTCATGTTTCAAACAGTGCAAATATTGGATTATTTAAAATTGAGGCTGAAGAGAGTGTTGGTAGTGGAGTGCGTCGAATTGAGGCGGTTACTGGAAAGACTGCTTATCAAGCGTTAGTTCAAGAAAAAGAAACGGTTGATATTATTAGTAATATTTTAAAACTTAAAAATCGTAAAGAAGTAGTTGCAAAAGTTACTGCATTAACTGAAGAACTTTCCAACACTAAAAAAGAGATTGAAATATTAAGCGGACAATTAAATGCGCTAAATGCAGCAAGTAAAGCCAATGATATTCAAGAAATCAATGGAGTTAAAGTGTTGTTTGTAGAAGAAATGATTGATGCTGCTAAAGCGAAACAACTTGCCTTTGATTTTAGAGATAAAATTGAAGAAGGAATTGTAATTTTAGTAACACAATTTGAGGACAAATGTTCATACTTTGTCGGGGTGACTAAAAATTATGTTGCAACTGGATATAAAGCTGGTGATATTATTAAAAAAATCAATGCAGTTGTTGATGGTCGCGGTGGTGGAAAGCCGGATTTTGCTCAAGGTGGCTGCCCAATTAATGATAAGATTTCCAACATCAAGGGAGAACTTAAAAATTTCTTTTAA
- a CDS encoding IreB family regulatory phosphoprotein: MQDLTKTKVFSSEDMRREMIRQNLKTVIDALNERGYNAVHQIAGYLISNDPAYISSHKNARNIIQQIERDEIIEELVKSYLEK; the protein is encoded by the coding sequence ATGCAAGACTTAACAAAGACAAAAGTATTCAGTTCTGAAGATATGCGTCGTGAGATGATTCGTCAAAATCTTAAAACAGTAATTGATGCATTAAATGAAAGAGGCTATAATGCAGTACATCAAATTGCAGGTTATTTAATCTCTAATGATCCTGCTTATATTTCAAGTCATAAAAATGCTCGAAATATAATCCAGCAAATTGAACGTGATGAAATTATTGAAGAATTAGTCAAATCATATTTGGAGAAGTAG
- the ruvX gene encoding Holliday junction resolvase RuvX yields the protein MERILGLDLGSRTCGIAISDTLGMLAHGIETYRFRDDDYDRAAKHVVALINEHQIKTVVLGLPKHMNGDLGERAQISIMFKEMLEKEVPGLNVVLIDERLTTKVAQDQLIFADVSRKKRKQVIDKMAAVAILQGYLDAQ from the coding sequence ATGGAACGGATATTAGGGTTGGACTTAGGTTCAAGAACCTGTGGTATTGCAATCAGTGATACTTTAGGCATGTTAGCTCATGGAATTGAGACTTACCGTTTTCGAGATGATGATTATGATAGAGCCGCAAAGCACGTTGTTGCTTTAATTAATGAACATCAGATCAAAACGGTTGTACTTGGGCTACCTAAACATATGAATGGTGATTTGGGTGAGCGTGCACAAATATCAATCATGTTTAAAGAAATGTTAGAAAAAGAAGTACCGGGTCTCAATGTTGTTTTAATTGATGAGCGACTTACAACTAAAGTAGCTCAAGATCAACTTATCTTTGCTGATGTTTCTCGAAAGAAACGGAAGCAGGTAATTGACAAAATGGCTGCAGTAGCGATTTTACAAGGCTACTTAGATGCCCAATAG
- a CDS encoding DUF1292 domain-containing protein has product MEANKIQVIDDQGNEKEFEVLFTFNNEELGKQYVLYYDTTVEEPSVFASIYDDAGQLFPIETPEEWEMVEEVFQSFMAESEEGHECCGNHGNGCCHDNDEEHECCGNHGDCNCDN; this is encoded by the coding sequence ATGGAAGCAAATAAAATCCAAGTGATCGATGATCAAGGTAATGAAAAAGAATTTGAAGTATTATTTACTTTTAATAATGAGGAATTAGGAAAACAATATGTGTTGTATTATGATACAACAGTTGAAGAACCTAGTGTATTTGCATCAATCTATGATGATGCTGGACAATTATTCCCTATAGAAACACCGGAAGAATGGGAAATGGTTGAAGAAGTTTTCCAAAGTTTTATGGCTGAAAGTGAAGAAGGTCATGAATGTTGTGGAAACCATGGAAATGGATGCTGTCATGATAATGATGAAGAACATGAATGTTGCGGTAATCATGGAGACTGTAACTGCGATAACTAA
- a CDS encoding beta-propeller fold lactonase family protein, whose translation MALMGLFGKKRVTESFFVNSYGNDQTRGIYTFQVDIENGEILYKKHFKTPSDPVYSFNYGRFVCVTYKNRTGTSGDGGICSYAATADILALVSRISDKGKTYMHACANGDHETADKLYAVDYYNGEIMVAKIDKKKLVAPIFNYKLEGHSIDPKRQNQPHPHFVDFTPDGKRLIVVDLGLDKVLLFKMEAKEIILDEEHSFDLEPGSGPKKIMFNQAGTIAYVLNELSNTICVYKYNDLKFELIQTIDTYPKDEYDEPSLAGQMLFSEKEERIFVTNRGHDSLALFLVDQETGLLTYKDFVDTSPNARDIAIFKDRWIVAVCQKGGVVESYEYRDERGGMLFETKYSYLVSEPVCITKFETIY comes from the coding sequence ATGGCTTTAATGGGATTATTTGGAAAAAAAAGAGTTACTGAATCATTTTTTGTCAATTCATATGGAAATGATCAGACACGTGGTATTTATACATTTCAAGTAGATATTGAAAATGGAGAAATACTTTATAAAAAGCATTTTAAAACACCCTCAGACCCTGTCTATAGCTTTAATTATGGGCGCTTTGTGTGTGTTACATATAAAAATAGAACAGGTACAAGTGGTGATGGTGGAATTTGTTCATATGCAGCAACTGCTGATATTTTAGCATTAGTATCGCGAATTAGTGATAAAGGTAAAACATATATGCATGCTTGTGCTAATGGTGATCATGAAACAGCAGATAAATTATATGCTGTTGATTATTATAACGGTGAGATCATGGTGGCAAAAATTGATAAGAAAAAACTAGTTGCACCTATTTTTAATTATAAATTGGAAGGACATAGTATCGATCCAAAACGTCAAAATCAACCACACCCTCATTTTGTCGATTTTACTCCGGATGGAAAACGTTTAATTGTTGTTGACTTAGGATTAGATAAAGTACTGCTCTTTAAAATGGAAGCAAAGGAGATTATTTTGGATGAAGAACATTCATTTGATTTAGAACCAGGATCTGGACCTAAAAAGATTATGTTCAACCAGGCTGGAACAATAGCGTATGTTTTAAATGAATTATCTAATACAATTTGTGTTTACAAATATAATGATTTGAAATTTGAATTAATTCAAACCATCGATACATATCCAAAAGATGAATATGATGAGCCTAGCTTAGCTGGACAAATGCTTTTTAGCGAAAAAGAGGAGCGTATTTTTGTTACTAATCGTGGTCATGATAGTTTAGCATTATTTTTAGTAGATCAAGAAACAGGTTTATTGACTTATAAAGATTTTGTTGATACTTCACCAAATGCTCGTGATATTGCAATCTTTAAAGATCGTTGGATTGTTGCAGTTTGCCAAAAGGGTGGAGTAGTTGAAAGTTATGAATACCGCGATGAGAGAGGCGGAATGCTTTTTGAAACCAAATACTCATATCTAGTCAGTGAGCCGGTTTGCATTACAAAATTTGAGACTATTTATTAG
- the mltG gene encoding endolytic transglycosylase MltG: MKKTQKIIIGAIAGITIVVLALVFFYFNGQGAVSSKSEEVVVEISGSTSSVLNQLDKAGLLKSKTVASIYTKFNSYSFKANVYVLNKNMDLKKILTILEGDKDYISAAKITILDGYRIPECAQQVAKGLEIDSTEVLEKWTNKEYLQTLVEKYWFLDESILSADIMFPLEGYFGPETYVITSKKTSIEDVTKMMLDQMDRNLSTYKDKISNFMISGNKVSMHQFLSLASVVQCESSGQKEDQAKIAGVFMNRLEKPMRLQSDVTVNYANQIKTVAVTYNHLSVDSKYNTYKYEGLPVGPISTVSTNIIEACLNYQKTDNLFFFALKDGSVIYSKTYEEHQQVVKENKWY; encoded by the coding sequence ATGAAAAAAACTCAGAAAATTATTATTGGAGCAATTGCTGGAATAACGATTGTTGTACTAGCTTTAGTGTTTTTTTATTTCAATGGCCAAGGTGCTGTTTCTTCTAAAAGTGAAGAGGTAGTAGTTGAAATATCTGGATCAACATCTTCGGTCTTAAATCAGCTTGATAAGGCAGGTCTATTAAAAAGCAAAACAGTTGCTAGTATCTATACAAAGTTTAATAGTTATAGTTTTAAAGCGAATGTTTATGTTTTAAATAAAAATATGGATTTAAAGAAGATTCTTACAATTTTGGAAGGAGATAAGGATTATATATCTGCTGCTAAAATTACGATATTAGATGGATACCGTATACCTGAATGTGCTCAACAAGTAGCAAAGGGATTAGAAATCGATAGTACCGAGGTATTAGAGAAATGGACAAATAAAGAATATTTGCAAACTTTAGTGGAAAAATACTGGTTTTTGGATGAAAGTATTTTGAGTGCTGATATTATGTTCCCGTTAGAAGGGTATTTTGGTCCAGAAACATATGTAATTACTTCAAAGAAGACATCGATTGAAGATGTTACAAAGATGATGCTGGATCAAATGGATCGTAATTTAAGTACTTATAAAGACAAAATCAGTAATTTTATGATTAGTGGTAATAAAGTATCGATGCATCAATTTTTATCATTAGCATCAGTTGTACAATGTGAGTCATCTGGCCAAAAAGAAGATCAGGCTAAGATAGCCGGTGTCTTTATGAATCGTTTGGAAAAACCAATGCGTCTGCAAAGTGATGTAACTGTAAATTATGCAAATCAAATTAAAACGGTAGCAGTAACGTATAATCACTTATCAGTCGATTCTAAATATAATACATATAAGTATGAAGGGTTACCAGTCGGTCCAATCAGTACAGTTTCAACAAACATTATTGAAGCATGTCTGAATTATCAAAAGACTGATAATTTGTTCTTCTTTGCTTTGAAAGACGGGTCAGTCATCTATTCAAAAACATATGAAGAACATCAACAAGTAGTAAAGGAAAATAAATGGTATTAA
- a CDS encoding O-methyltransferase has protein sequence MRYYEKIEADALARNIPVMQREGLEFMIEIFKHHNCHCCLEIGSAIGYSAMMLVSNINNFKVETIELNEERYLEAVKNIEENNLKSQIIIHHGDALSFDLEHLKIKKYDCLFIDAAKAQYQKFFEKYMPLVADEGICIVDNLDFHGMIFDIDNIKNRNTKQLVKKIKRFKDWIFDNELYDVEYHHVGDGICVIRKRVAQ, from the coding sequence ATGAGATATTATGAAAAAATAGAAGCTGATGCTTTAGCCCGAAATATACCTGTAATGCAGCGTGAAGGGCTTGAATTTATGATTGAAATTTTTAAACATCATAATTGTCATTGTTGTTTAGAGATTGGTAGTGCGATTGGATATTCAGCAATGATGTTGGTAAGTAATATTAATAATTTTAAGGTTGAAACAATTGAATTAAATGAGGAACGATATTTAGAAGCTGTAAAAAATATTGAAGAAAATAATTTAAAAAGTCAAATCATTATTCATCATGGTGATGCTTTATCATTTGATTTAGAGCATTTGAAAATTAAAAAATATGATTGTTTGTTTATTGATGCAGCTAAAGCACAATATCAAAAGTTTTTTGAAAAATATATGCCTTTAGTGGCAGACGAAGGTATTTGTATTGTTGATAATTTAGATTTTCATGGTATGATTTTTGATATTGATAATATAAAGAATCGAAATACAAAACAACTGGTAAAAAAAATAAAGCGTTTTAAAGATTGGATCTTTGATAACGAACTTTATGATGTTGAATATCATCATGTTGGTGATGGTATTTGTGTGATAAGAAAAAGGGTGGCACAATGA
- a CDS encoding U32 family peptidase, with amino-acid sequence MKLVLSLNSKKFIYDYVDIGVEYFVVGAKYFSCRQALSLEYDEIANLKKVLGDKKVWVLVNALVEEKYIDFLEKHLIRLSQIGVDGILFQDFGVLQICNEHNFDFEMIYHPDTLNTNQATLNYLGTQGINGAFLAREIPLEEKKIIAKNVNVKTMIQVHGVEYMAYSKRKLLTNYFKEINQDIPIGISDDLTIQANGVNYSCHIYEDQYGCHILSKQQMCGLDIMSSFQDFDYLYIESLYVDELKLVEIVNLYQDALISVGNRTYGKVAKELISQLYQLDPNIEYHHSFMFDATVYKIDDVRKREENEKCK; translated from the coding sequence ATGAAGTTAGTATTATCTTTAAATAGCAAAAAATTTATTTATGATTATGTGGATATTGGTGTTGAATATTTTGTCGTTGGGGCAAAGTATTTTTCATGTCGTCAAGCATTATCGCTTGAGTATGATGAAATCGCCAATTTAAAAAAGGTCCTAGGTGATAAAAAAGTATGGGTTTTAGTAAATGCACTAGTTGAAGAAAAATATATCGATTTCTTAGAAAAGCATTTAATTAGATTGAGTCAAATTGGAGTTGATGGAATTTTATTTCAAGATTTTGGTGTTTTACAGATTTGTAATGAGCATAATTTTGATTTTGAGATGATTTATCATCCAGATACATTAAATACTAATCAAGCAACTTTAAATTACTTGGGAACTCAAGGTATTAATGGTGCTTTTTTGGCACGGGAGATACCGCTTGAAGAAAAAAAAATAATTGCTAAAAATGTTAATGTTAAAACAATGATTCAAGTTCATGGTGTTGAATATATGGCATATTCAAAAAGAAAGCTATTGACTAATTATTTTAAGGAAATCAATCAGGATATTCCAATTGGAATATCAGATGATCTGACGATTCAGGCAAATGGTGTAAATTATAGTTGTCATATTTATGAGGATCAATATGGATGTCATATTTTGAGTAAACAGCAAATGTGTGGCTTAGACATAATGAGTAGTTTTCAAGATTTTGATTACCTCTACATAGAATCTTTATACGTCGATGAATTAAAGTTAGTAGAAATCGTTAATTTATATCAAGATGCTTTAATCAGCGTTGGAAATAGAACTTACGGAAAAGTCGCTAAGGAATTAATATCGCAACTTTATCAACTGGATCCAAATATCGAATATCATCATAGCTTTATGTTTGATGCAACTGTTTATAAGATTGATGATGTAAGAAAGCGGGAAGAAAATGAGAAATGTAAGTAA